In Janthinobacterium sp. 67, a genomic segment contains:
- a CDS encoding carbon starvation CstA family protein, with product MNRIFKQLGWAALALAGAGSLGVVALQRGEPISAIWIVIAAVCVYLIAYRFYSLFIADKVLSLDPRRMTPAFKHNDGLDHVPTNKYVLFGHHFAAIAGAGPLVGPVLAAQMGYLPGMLWILAGVVFAGAVQDFIVLFISMRRDGRSLGDLIKAELGEIPGMIALLGCFMIMVIILAVLALIVVKALTGSPWGSFTVMATIPIALFMGVYSRFIRVGRIGEISIIGFVLLMLAIIGGQYVQEHAVLGPMFTFTGTELTWMLIGYGFIASVLPVWLLLAPRDYLSTFLKIGTILGLAIGIIVVAPYLKMPAMTKFIDGSGPVWSGNLFPFLFITIACGAVSGFHALISSGTTPKMIENESHARFIGYGAMLMESFVAIMALVAASTIEPGIYFAMNSPAALIGTTAESAAQAISQWGFYVTPDMLTQTAKDVGEHSIISRAGGAPTLAVGMAQILSGAIGGKAMMAFWYHFAILFEALFILTAVDAGTRAGRFMLQDLLGSFVPALKQTENVIANLLATGLCVAAWGYFLYQGVVDPLGGINTLWPLFGIANQMLAAIALILGTCVLFKMKRGQYAWVTITPTIWLLLCTLTAGWQKIFDANPRVGFLAHAKKYSAALDEGTLLAPAKSVAQMQQIIFNDYLDAGLAAFFVVVVVSVLFFGIRTIMKARADSRPSTKETPFQALPTVQ from the coding sequence ATGAACCGCATTTTCAAACAGCTCGGCTGGGCAGCGCTTGCGCTGGCAGGCGCCGGGTCCCTGGGCGTCGTCGCCCTGCAACGTGGCGAACCGATCAGCGCGATCTGGATCGTCATCGCCGCCGTCTGCGTCTATCTGATCGCCTACCGTTTCTACAGCCTGTTCATCGCCGACAAGGTGCTGAGCCTGGACCCGCGCCGCATGACGCCGGCGTTCAAGCACAACGATGGCCTCGACCACGTGCCGACCAACAAATATGTGCTGTTCGGCCACCATTTCGCAGCGATTGCCGGCGCCGGTCCCCTCGTCGGCCCCGTGCTGGCCGCGCAGATGGGCTATCTGCCCGGCATGCTGTGGATTTTGGCTGGCGTCGTGTTTGCGGGCGCCGTGCAGGATTTCATCGTGCTGTTCATTTCCATGCGCCGTGACGGCCGCTCGCTGGGCGACCTGATCAAGGCTGAACTGGGCGAGATTCCCGGCATGATTGCGCTCTTGGGCTGCTTCATGATCATGGTCATCATCCTGGCCGTGCTGGCATTGATCGTCGTCAAGGCGCTGACCGGCTCCCCATGGGGCAGCTTCACCGTGATGGCGACGATCCCCATCGCCCTGTTCATGGGCGTGTATTCGCGCTTCATCCGCGTGGGCCGCATCGGCGAAATTTCCATCATCGGCTTCGTCCTGCTGATGCTGGCCATCATCGGCGGCCAGTACGTGCAGGAACACGCCGTTCTGGGCCCGATGTTCACGTTCACGGGAACGGAACTGACGTGGATGCTGATCGGCTACGGCTTCATCGCCTCGGTCCTGCCCGTGTGGCTGCTGCTGGCGCCGCGCGACTATCTGTCTACTTTTCTGAAAATCGGCACCATCCTGGGCCTGGCCATCGGCATCATCGTCGTCGCTCCTTACCTGAAAATGCCGGCCATGACCAAGTTCATCGACGGCTCCGGCCCCGTCTGGTCGGGCAATCTGTTCCCCTTCCTGTTCATCACGATCGCCTGCGGCGCCGTCTCTGGCTTCCACGCCCTGATTTCCTCGGGCACCACGCCGAAGATGATTGAAAACGAAAGCCACGCCCGCTTCATCGGCTATGGCGCCATGCTGATGGAATCGTTCGTTGCCATCATGGCCCTGGTGGCCGCCTCGACCATCGAGCCGGGCATCTATTTCGCCATGAACAGCCCGGCCGCCCTGATCGGCACCACGGCCGAGTCGGCCGCACAGGCAATCTCGCAATGGGGCTTCTATGTGACGCCGGACATGCTGACGCAAACGGCCAAGGACGTTGGCGAGCACAGCATCATCTCGCGCGCGGGCGGCGCACCGACCCTGGCCGTCGGCATGGCGCAGATCCTGTCCGGCGCCATCGGCGGCAAGGCCATGATGGCCTTCTGGTACCACTTCGCCATCCTGTTCGAAGCGCTGTTCATCCTGACGGCAGTCGATGCGGGCACGCGTGCCGGCCGCTTCATGCTGCAAGACTTGCTGGGCAGCTTCGTGCCAGCGCTGAAACAGACGGAAAACGTCATCGCCAACCTGCTGGCGACGGGCCTGTGCGTGGCGGCCTGGGGCTACTTCCTGTACCAGGGCGTCGTCGATCCATTGGGCGGCATCAACACCCTGTGGCCGCTGTTCGGCATCGCCAACCAGATGCTGGCGGCCATCGCGCTGATCCTCGGCACCTGCGTGCTGTTCAAGATGAAACGTGGCCAGTATGCATGGGTCACCATCACGCCGACGATCTGGCTGCTGCTGTGCACCTTGACGGCGGGCTGGCAAAAGATTTTCGACGCCAACCCGCGCGTCGGCTTCCTCGCGCACGCCAAGAAATACTCGGCGGCACTCGATGAAGGCACCCTGCTGGCACCGGCCAAGTCGGTGGCGCAGATGCAGCAGATCATCTTCAACGATTACCTGGACGCCGGCCTGGCCGCCTTCTTCGTGGTGGTCGTCGTCAGCGTGCTGTTCTTCGGCATCCGCACCATCATGAAGGCGCGCGCCGACAGCCGTCCAAGCACCAAGGAAACGCCGTTCCAGGCCTTGCCCACGGTGCAATGA
- a CDS encoding cache domain-containing protein, with product MKLRQKVIFLALTPLILALCAIAFAVRHQAITLAEQQRATIQQAYLASKEAELKHYVTLASHSIASLYQSGRKDDATQEEAKRILSALSYGDDGYFFIYDLQGKSLMHPRQPELVGQNLWQLRDAEGNLTIQRLMQRARSGGGFERYNWIKPSTNKSAPKLGYVILMPEWGWMMGTGIYMDDVDQALAKVDAQQSRNIRSTMELIAAIAILGSLLVAACGLVLNLRELRVADAKLKVLAQRVVESQEEERARLSRDLHDGISQWLVSIKLQIEAGIARLAGNAEQKDKAPATFERAAEQLNKVLGEVRRISHNLRPAILDDLGLAAALDHLVHEFNDSSSAQASFTASPAAAGEGLPDMVNTVLFRIAQEALTNCERHAHARGVEVSLHEAGKAVELRIGDNGGGFDFDGIALHPQRGIGLRNMTERMEAIGGSLRITSSPAGTVVLARLELSSTH from the coding sequence ATGAAACTCAGACAGAAAGTGATCTTCCTGGCCCTCACGCCGCTCATCCTCGCCCTGTGCGCGATCGCGTTTGCCGTGCGGCACCAGGCGATTACCCTGGCCGAGCAGCAGCGCGCCACCATCCAGCAAGCGTATCTGGCCAGCAAGGAAGCCGAACTCAAGCATTACGTGACCCTGGCCAGCCATTCCATCGCCTCGCTGTACCAGTCGGGGCGCAAGGATGACGCCACGCAAGAGGAGGCCAAGCGCATCCTGTCCGCCCTCAGCTATGGCGACGACGGCTATTTCTTTATCTATGATTTGCAGGGCAAGTCGCTGATGCATCCGCGCCAGCCTGAACTGGTGGGGCAGAACCTGTGGCAGTTGCGCGACGCCGAAGGCAATCTGACCATCCAGCGCCTGATGCAGCGGGCCAGGAGCGGCGGCGGTTTCGAGCGCTACAACTGGATCAAGCCGTCGACCAACAAGTCCGCGCCCAAGCTCGGTTATGTGATCCTGATGCCGGAATGGGGCTGGATGATGGGCACGGGCATCTACATGGACGACGTGGACCAGGCGCTGGCCAAGGTCGACGCCCAGCAGTCGCGCAACATCCGCTCGACCATGGAGCTGATCGCCGCCATTGCCATCCTCGGCTCCCTACTGGTGGCCGCCTGCGGATTGGTACTGAACTTGCGCGAATTGCGCGTGGCCGACGCCAAGCTGAAAGTGCTGGCGCAGAGGGTGGTCGAGTCGCAGGAGGAGGAGCGGGCGCGGCTGTCTCGCGACTTGCATGACGGCATCAGCCAGTGGCTCGTGTCGATCAAGCTGCAGATCGAGGCGGGCATCGCGCGCCTGGCCGGCAATGCCGAGCAGAAAGACAAGGCGCCGGCCACCTTCGAGCGGGCCGCCGAGCAGCTGAACAAGGTGCTGGGCGAGGTGCGGCGCATTTCGCACAATCTGCGCCCGGCCATTCTGGATGACCTGGGCCTGGCCGCCGCGCTCGACCACCTCGTGCATGAATTTAATGACAGCAGCAGCGCGCAAGCCAGTTTCACGGCCAGTCCGGCGGCGGCGGGCGAGGGCTTGCCCGATATGGTGAATACCGTGCTGTTCCGCATTGCCCAGGAAGCGCTGACCAATTGCGAGCGCCATGCCCACGCCCGCGGCGTGGAAGTGAGCTTGCACGAGGCGGGCAAGGCCGTGGAATTGCGCATCGGGGATAATGGCGGCGGCTTCGATTTCGACGGTATCGCCCTGCATCCGCAGCGCGGCATCGGCCTGCGCAACATGACGGAACGCATGGAAGCCATCGGCGGCAGCCTGCGCATCACCTCGTCTCCGGCCGGCACCGTGGTGCTGGCGCGGCTCGAGCTTTCTTCCACACATTAA
- a CDS encoding response regulator transcription factor — MTDTIKILLVDDHPLVRDGLRARLEAVAHFDVVAEAGGADEALNQARAHQVDLVLMDINMRGTNGIEATALFKQAFPQIAVLILSMHDKLEYVSQAIAAGARGYVLKDAPGKDIVFAIETVMSGGIYYSAALARQLSRPQVHDSFLTTREQQVLQHIAAGQANKQIARALDLSVRTVETHRLNIKRKLGIEGQAELIKYAVEHAHGGSA, encoded by the coding sequence ATGACGGACACGATCAAGATACTGCTGGTGGACGACCACCCCCTCGTGCGCGACGGCTTGCGGGCGCGCCTGGAAGCGGTGGCGCATTTCGACGTGGTGGCCGAGGCGGGCGGCGCCGATGAAGCATTGAATCAGGCGCGCGCGCACCAGGTGGATCTCGTGTTGATGGATATTAATATGCGCGGCACGAACGGCATCGAAGCGACGGCCCTGTTCAAGCAGGCGTTTCCGCAGATCGCCGTGCTGATCCTGTCCATGCACGACAAGCTCGAATATGTGTCGCAAGCCATCGCCGCCGGCGCGCGCGGCTACGTCCTCAAGGATGCGCCCGGCAAGGACATCGTCTTCGCCATCGAAACGGTGATGTCCGGCGGCATTTATTACAGCGCCGCCCTGGCGCGGCAGCTATCTCGTCCGCAAGTCCACGATTCCTTCCTCACCACGCGCGAGCAGCAGGTGCTGCAGCACATCGCGGCGGGCCAGGCGAACAAGCAGATCGCCCGCGCGCTCGACCTGAGCGTGCGCACGGTGGAGACGCATCGGCTGAACATCAAGCGCAAGCTCGGCATCGAAGGGCAGGCCGAATTGATCAAATACGCGGTCGAGCACGCGCACGGCGGCAGCGCCTGA
- a CDS encoding EAL and HDOD domain-containing protein, protein MANAHNEWVAVTLHVPQASTAPLLAALAAADAYAFLAPLDCIIPLADPHGVDEAVLAQLAPQRTIFRLPAQLADDKQLQKKCRQWRDAGYRILLDGADASPVVAAQVDARALSFDAAGARPALHQLLPLPGPHLAYNIADGGQIAALQELGVSWFAGDYALQHARQQGESEDATSRKRLLALLGLLARDADAHELEVPLKQDPALSYHLLKLVNSAAFGFTAPITSFSQAITLLGRRQLQRWLQLLLYARQQDDGKIHALLPLAAVRAAQMEALCQLRGGDRDAQDLAFMAGVFSLLDVLLGMPMEEIIATLNLAPEVSTALLERNGELGTLLALVESATPPPEGLRRAGIDGETYWRSLLQAYQWAIQVSRNI, encoded by the coding sequence GTGGCCAATGCTCATAACGAGTGGGTCGCTGTCACCCTGCATGTGCCGCAGGCCTCGACGGCGCCGCTGCTGGCGGCGCTGGCCGCCGCCGATGCGTATGCCTTCCTGGCGCCGCTCGATTGCATCATTCCCCTGGCCGACCCGCATGGCGTGGACGAGGCCGTGCTGGCGCAACTGGCGCCGCAACGCACCATCTTCCGTTTGCCGGCCCAGCTTGCCGACGACAAGCAACTCCAGAAAAAATGCCGGCAATGGCGCGACGCCGGCTACCGCATCCTCCTCGATGGCGCCGATGCCAGTCCCGTGGTGGCGGCGCAAGTCGACGCGCGCGCACTGAGCTTTGACGCGGCCGGCGCCCGCCCGGCCCTGCATCAGCTGCTGCCCTTGCCGGGGCCGCACCTGGCCTACAACATCGCCGATGGGGGGCAGATTGCCGCATTGCAAGAACTTGGCGTCAGCTGGTTTGCCGGCGATTACGCCTTGCAGCATGCGCGCCAGCAAGGCGAGTCGGAAGACGCCACGTCGCGCAAGCGCCTGCTGGCTCTGCTGGGCCTGCTGGCGCGCGATGCCGACGCGCACGAGCTGGAAGTGCCGCTCAAGCAAGACCCGGCCCTCAGCTATCATTTATTGAAACTGGTCAATTCAGCCGCCTTCGGTTTCACGGCGCCCATTACCAGCTTCAGCCAGGCCATCACCCTGCTGGGCCGGCGCCAGCTGCAGCGCTGGCTGCAACTGCTGCTGTATGCGCGCCAGCAAGATGACGGCAAGATCCACGCGCTGCTCCCGCTGGCGGCCGTGCGCGCGGCGCAGATGGAAGCGCTGTGCCAGCTGCGCGGCGGCGACCGCGACGCGCAGGACCTGGCCTTCATGGCGGGCGTGTTCTCGCTGCTCGACGTCCTGCTGGGCATGCCGATGGAAGAGATCATCGCCACCCTGAACCTGGCGCCCGAAGTGAGCACGGCCCTGCTCGAACGCAATGGCGAGCTGGGCACCTTGCTGGCGCTGGTCGAAAGCGCCACGCCGCCGCCCGAGGGCTTGCGCCGCGCCGGCATCGATGGAGAAACCTATTGGCGCAGCCTGCTGCAGGCCTACCAATGGGCCATCCAGGTCAGCCGGAATATCTAG